The proteins below are encoded in one region of Acidobacteriota bacterium:
- the dnaG gene encoding DNA primase translates to MAPGSYRDYLEEIRRAADLAAIVGETVKLRRAGNALVGLCPFHQEKTPSFRVSPEKGVFHCFGCQVGGDVFTYMAELHGISFTEAADLLGERYGIPRPRVTGREEDHSGRRRKRILKALELAQHFFAERLAAPEGARAREYLGRRGYGAEAIAHHGLGWAPTEWDRLLRHLAGQGFSGDEISEAGLALPRRSGGGFYDRFRGRLTFPIRDTAGRVVSFGGRALGDDEPKYLNGPESPVYDKSRTLFRLSEVAQEVRRSGQIVIVEGYFDALGLSAAGIPGVVAVCGTALGPHHADVIRRWAEKVVLFFDGDTAGRKATMRALGPLLGAGLGVRVVAAPAGKDPDEMVRAEGVERVREMIDEAADLPTFLVLEARRSFDLEAIDGRVAAVEMMLEHLVLLPSALARAEAASQVAAGLGIEDQLMLAELQRAARARRKEFRTPRGSREAAPVRIAPAEAVVLRFLDGLVDEDERRELLTRVQDLPPQALGSVARAAVTRWSEGLARREHWDLRRLAETAAEGERQAILALAFEATAEPDREDLEAALVSLQGAALRARLKEVQQKIGAEADAHRLEALMAEKVSLAREIQGLKPVGDRGAVS, encoded by the coding sequence ATGGCTCCAGGCAGCTACAGGGATTATCTCGAGGAGATCCGTCGGGCAGCGGACCTTGCCGCTATCGTCGGTGAGACGGTCAAGTTGCGTCGCGCGGGCAACGCCCTGGTCGGCCTGTGTCCCTTCCACCAGGAGAAGACCCCCAGTTTCCGGGTCAGTCCCGAAAAGGGGGTCTTTCATTGCTTCGGTTGCCAGGTCGGTGGAGACGTCTTCACTTACATGGCCGAGTTGCATGGTATCAGCTTTACCGAGGCGGCCGACCTCCTGGGCGAACGCTACGGCATCCCCCGTCCCCGCGTGACGGGCCGGGAGGAGGACCACTCCGGGCGCCGCCGCAAGCGGATTCTCAAGGCCCTCGAACTGGCCCAGCACTTCTTTGCCGAGCGGCTGGCGGCGCCGGAGGGAGCCCGGGCGCGGGAGTATCTCGGCCGCCGAGGCTACGGTGCCGAGGCCATCGCCCACCACGGTCTGGGCTGGGCCCCGACCGAGTGGGACCGGCTGCTCCGTCATCTTGCCGGCCAGGGCTTTTCCGGTGACGAGATTTCCGAGGCCGGTCTCGCGCTTCCCCGGCGCAGCGGCGGTGGGTTCTACGATCGCTTCCGCGGTCGGCTCACTTTTCCCATCCGCGACACCGCGGGCCGGGTCGTCTCGTTCGGCGGGCGGGCCCTCGGTGACGACGAGCCCAAGTACCTCAACGGACCGGAGTCCCCCGTCTATGACAAGAGCCGTACTCTTTTTCGCCTATCCGAGGTTGCCCAAGAGGTTCGTAGGAGTGGCCAGATCGTCATAGTCGAAGGATATTTCGACGCGCTGGGACTTTCCGCCGCGGGTATTCCAGGCGTGGTCGCGGTCTGCGGCACCGCCCTGGGGCCCCACCACGCCGACGTCATCCGCCGCTGGGCCGAGAAGGTCGTGCTCTTTTTTGACGGCGATACAGCCGGTCGGAAGGCGACGATGCGAGCTTTGGGGCCGCTGCTGGGCGCCGGGCTCGGAGTCCGTGTGGTGGCTGCGCCGGCCGGGAAGGATCCCGACGAGATGGTGCGTGCCGAAGGGGTGGAAAGAGTGCGGGAGATGATCGACGAGGCCGCCGATCTGCCCACTTTCCTCGTTTTGGAGGCGCGGCGTAGTTTCGATCTCGAGGCGATCGATGGGCGCGTGGCGGCCGTGGAGATGATGCTCGAGCACCTGGTGCTTCTGCCGAGTGCCTTGGCGCGGGCCGAGGCGGCCAGCCAGGTGGCGGCGGGGCTGGGTATCGAGGACCAGTTGATGCTTGCCGAATTGCAGCGGGCGGCGCGGGCTCGACGCAAGGAATTCCGGACGCCGCGGGGCAGCCGAGAAGCCGCCCCGGTGCGGATCGCCCCGGCAGAGGCGGTGGTGCTGCGTTTCCTCGATGGCCTCGTCGATGAAGACGAGCGCCGCGAGCTGCTGACTCGAGTGCAGGATCTGCCGCCGCAGGCGCTGGGTTCGGTGGCCCGGGCGGCCGTGACCCGGTGGAGCGAGGGTTTGGCGCGGCGGGAGCATTGGGATCTGCGCCGGCTGGCGGAGACCGCTGCCGAGGGCGAACGCCAGGCCATCCTGGCCCTCGCCTTCGAGGCTACGGCGGAGCCGGACCGCGAGGACCTGGAGGCTGCCCTCGTCAGCCTGCAGGGAGCCGCTCTCCGGGCACGCCTGAAAGAGGTGCAGCAGAAGATCGGTGCCGAGGCGGACGCGCACAGGCTGGAGGCCTTGATGGCCGAGAAGGTCAGCCTCGCCAGGGAGATTCAGGGTTTGAAACCCGTGGGAGACCGGGGAGCGGTTTCGTGA
- the larB gene encoding nickel pincer cofactor biosynthesis protein LarB translates to MDRQEIAKLLREVRSGKTGVAQAVERLSTLGTAQLSSARIDHQRPSRRGIPEVILGEGKTTDQILEIVEHLFDKGATVLVTRLLPGPGKMLAERFPRGRYDPLSRTFSWLSPGRGRRKVKGLTIVSAGTADLPVAEEAAVTAAVFSLDVERIYDVGVAGLHRLLEHLEVLRRAKVVIVVAGMEGALPSVVAGLVDAPVIGVPTSVGYGVAQGGMTALMGMLTSCAEGLTVVNIDNGFGAACAARAIIKRK, encoded by the coding sequence CTGGATCGTCAGGAGATTGCCAAGCTGCTGCGGGAAGTCCGTTCCGGGAAAACAGGTGTGGCCCAGGCGGTCGAGCGCCTGTCCACCCTGGGGACTGCACAGCTCTCTTCGGCCCGCATCGATCACCAGCGGCCCAGCCGGCGGGGGATTCCCGAGGTGATCCTGGGGGAGGGGAAGACCACCGACCAGATCCTGGAGATCGTCGAACACCTCTTCGACAAGGGAGCGACGGTGTTGGTGACCCGCCTGCTTCCCGGCCCGGGGAAGATGCTCGCCGAGCGCTTTCCGAGGGGGAGGTACGATCCGCTTTCCAGGACTTTTTCCTGGCTTTCGCCAGGCAGGGGGCGCCGCAAGGTCAAGGGCCTGACCATCGTCAGCGCGGGGACGGCGGACTTGCCCGTGGCCGAAGAGGCGGCGGTCACGGCGGCCGTGTTTTCCCTGGACGTAGAGCGCATCTACGACGTGGGGGTCGCTGGGCTCCATCGCCTGCTCGAGCATCTCGAGGTTCTGCGGCGCGCGAAGGTGGTCATCGTGGTGGCCGGGATGGAGGGGGCTCTGCCCTCCGTGGTGGCGGGGCTGGTGGACGCTCCGGTGATCGGCGTTCCGACCAGCGTCGGCTACGGCGTGGCCCAGGGCGGCATGACCGCCCTGATGGGTATGCTCACTTCCTGCGCGGAGGGGCTGACCGTCGTCAACATCGACAACGGCTTCGGAGCGGCCTGCGCTGCAAGGGCGATCATCAAGCGGAAGTAG
- a CDS encoding HU family DNA-binding protein, which translates to MNKAELIDKIAADAGITKAAAARAIESMIDGVARSLKAGERTTLVGFGTFTVSQRKGRVGRNPQTGAAIEIKPKQVVKFRAGKELEDILNPDS; encoded by the coding sequence ATGAACAAAGCGGAACTGATCGACAAGATCGCAGCAGATGCGGGGATCACCAAGGCAGCGGCGGCACGGGCCATCGAATCGATGATCGATGGCGTGGCACGCTCCCTGAAGGCCGGTGAGCGCACGACGCTGGTGGGCTTTGGCACCTTCACCGTCAGCCAGCGCAAGGGACGCGTCGGCCGGAATCCCCAGACGGGCGCCGCCATCGAAATCAAGCCGAAGCAGGTCGTCAAGTTCCGCGCAGGCAAGGAACTCGAGGATATCCTCAACCCCGATTCCTGA
- a CDS encoding protein-glutamate O-methyltransferase CheR encodes MSTAVSEAPITLDTKLSPGDYERIRALIHKHAGIAMPDGKEALVASRLRQRLKACGISTIPEYRDFVTRNPESHELRAMIDVLTTNKTSFFREEAHFRYLAEVVVPEAQASRRLRLWSAGCSTGQEPYTTVICLAESLRDFQQWDIRILATDISDRVLAEAKAGRYPRHTLDGLDESLVRKYFQAEKNQGEWVYVANPILRKPVSFARLNLMARWPMKGPFDAIFCRNVMIYFDKPTQEHLVNRFHDLLRPGGHLLIGHSESLTGLDHPYESIAPATYRRKA; translated from the coding sequence ATGTCGACCGCCGTTTCGGAAGCGCCGATCACCCTCGACACAAAGCTTTCGCCCGGAGACTACGAGAGGATCCGGGCCCTGATCCACAAACACGCCGGTATCGCCATGCCGGATGGCAAGGAAGCCCTCGTCGCCTCGCGCCTGAGGCAGCGGCTGAAGGCCTGCGGCATCTCGACGATTCCCGAGTACCGCGACTTCGTGACCCGGAATCCCGAGAGTCATGAACTGCGGGCGATGATCGATGTGCTGACCACCAACAAGACCAGCTTTTTCCGAGAGGAAGCTCATTTCCGCTACCTGGCGGAGGTGGTCGTCCCCGAGGCCCAGGCCTCGCGCCGACTGCGCCTGTGGTCTGCCGGCTGTTCGACGGGACAGGAGCCCTACACCACGGTGATTTGCCTGGCGGAAAGCCTGAGGGACTTCCAGCAGTGGGACATTCGCATCCTCGCCACCGACATCTCCGACCGCGTCCTCGCCGAAGCCAAGGCTGGTCGCTACCCGCGGCACACGCTCGATGGACTCGATGAGAGCCTGGTGCGCAAGTACTTCCAGGCAGAAAAGAATCAAGGGGAGTGGGTCTACGTCGCCAACCCGATCCTGCGCAAGCCCGTGAGTTTCGCCCGCCTCAACTTGATGGCTCGCTGGCCTATGAAAGGCCCTTTCGACGCCATCTTCTGCCGCAACGTGATGATCTATTTCGACAAACCGACCCAGGAGCACCTGGTCAACCGCTTTCACGACCTGCTCCGACCCGGTGGGCACCTGCTGATCGGCCACTCCGAAAGCCTGACCGGCCTTGACCATCCCTACGAGTCCATTGCGCCCGCCACCTACCGGCGGAAAGCCTGA
- a CDS encoding chemotaxis protein CheD yields the protein MPVISVGVGDVAVSADGRGEIVTHALGSCLGITIWDPIVKVGGLLHAMLPNSAVDKAKADENPFIFVDTGVPRLFKKAYALGADKKRIELKVAGGASLRANKSQDDLFKIGKRNAVVLKKLLWKNGILIASEDVGGEVSRAMKLDLSTGKVSLVVLGREREL from the coding sequence ATGCCGGTCATCTCGGTGGGTGTGGGTGACGTCGCGGTTTCCGCGGACGGCCGCGGGGAGATCGTGACCCATGCCCTGGGAAGCTGCCTGGGCATCACGATCTGGGATCCCATCGTCAAGGTCGGCGGTCTCCTGCATGCCATGCTCCCCAACTCCGCCGTAGACAAGGCCAAGGCCGACGAGAACCCATTCATCTTCGTCGACACCGGCGTACCCCGGCTCTTCAAGAAAGCCTACGCTCTCGGCGCCGACAAGAAACGCATCGAGTTGAAGGTCGCCGGGGGCGCCAGCCTGCGGGCCAACAAAAGCCAGGACGACTTGTTCAAAATCGGGAAACGCAATGCCGTCGTTCTCAAGAAGCTGCTGTGGAAGAACGGCATTCTGATCGCTTCGGAGGATGTGGGGGGCGAGGTGTCGCGAGCCATGAAACTCGATCTTTCCACCGGCAAGGTCTCGCTGGTCGTACTAGGCCGGGAAAGGGAACTCTGA
- a CDS encoding response regulator, whose product MALNVLITDDSKIMRAAIIRTLQMADVPVGEIHQAENGQEALEVLDRQSVDLLLADINMPVMNGEELLERVRAHPAHQPLDVIVISSEASPTRIHRIEGRGACFIRKPIKPHELRRTVMRLTGETDDPDRDEPDDSDF is encoded by the coding sequence ATGGCGCTCAATGTGCTGATCACCGACGACAGCAAGATCATGCGCGCGGCTATCATTCGCACCCTGCAAATGGCCGACGTGCCCGTCGGGGAAATCCACCAGGCTGAAAACGGCCAGGAGGCGCTCGAGGTGCTCGATCGGCAGAGCGTCGATCTCCTGCTGGCTGATATCAACATGCCGGTGATGAACGGCGAGGAATTGCTCGAACGAGTGCGCGCTCACCCGGCCCACCAACCCCTGGATGTCATCGTCATATCCAGCGAAGCCAGTCCCACCCGTATTCACCGAATCGAAGGCCGTGGAGCCTGTTTTATCAGGAAGCCGATCAAGCCGCACGAACTGCGACGCACCGTCATGCGCCTGACAGGAGAGACCGATGACCCTGATCGTGACGAACCCGATGACAGTGATTTTTGA
- a CDS encoding chemotaxis protein CheX has product MQVRFSGPLVGEMTLRLSRDLLGDLAANFMGTDTPPAEDVQHDALGEVVNIICGNVLPALTEEEGVFDITHPEPLETTADLAGDGNQVFDLYMSIDDGYGHLRLVLN; this is encoded by the coding sequence ATGCAAGTGCGTTTCTCCGGGCCGCTCGTGGGCGAGATGACACTCCGCCTGAGCCGGGACCTGCTGGGAGACCTGGCCGCGAACTTCATGGGCACCGATACCCCTCCCGCCGAGGACGTTCAGCACGATGCCCTCGGCGAGGTCGTCAACATCATCTGCGGCAACGTGCTCCCGGCCCTGACGGAGGAGGAGGGCGTTTTCGACATCACGCACCCCGAGCCGCTGGAAACCACCGCTGACCTGGCCGGCGACGGCAACCAGGTATTCGATCTCTACATGTCGATCGACGATGGTTATGGTCACCTTCGGCTAGTTCTGAACTGA